In one Arachis duranensis cultivar V14167 chromosome 9, aradu.V14167.gnm2.J7QH, whole genome shotgun sequence genomic region, the following are encoded:
- the LOC107466707 gene encoding 40S ribosomal protein S4-2: MARGLKKHLKRLNAPKHWMLDKLGGAFAPKPSSGPHKSRECLPLILILRNRLKYALTYREVIAILMQRHVLVDNKVRTDKTYPSGFMDVVSIPKTNENFRLLYDTKGRFRLHSIRDEEAKFKLCKVRSVQFGQKGIPYLNTFDGRTIRYPDPLIRANDTIKLDLEENKIVDFIKFDVGNVVMVTGGRNRGRVGVIKNREKHKGSFETIHVQDATGNEFATRMGNVFTIGKGSKPWVSLPKGKGIKLTIIEEARKRIASQQAVTA, encoded by the exons ATG GCGAGAGGATTGAAGAAGCATTTGAAGAGGCTCAATGCACCCAAGCATTGGATGCTTGACAAACTCGGTGGTGCTTTT GCACCTAAACCGTCATCTGGACCACACAAGTCCAGGGAGTGTCTCCCACTTATACTCATCTTGAGAAACAGGTTGAAGTATGCTCTTACTTATCGTGAAGTCATCGCTATTCTGATGCAGCGTCATGTCCTTGTTGATAACAAGGTCAGGACTGACAAGACGTATCCATCTGGCTTCATGG ATGTTGTATCAATCCCCAAGACAAATGAGAACTTCCGTCTTCTTTATGACACAAAGGGCAGATTCCGTCTCCACTCAATCAGGGACGAGGAGGCTAAG TTTAAGCTATGCAAGGTTCGTTCAGTGCAGTTTGGTCAGAAGGGTATCCCATACCTCAACACCTTTGATGGTCGCACTATCCGCTACCCTGACCCGCTCATCAGGGCTAATGACACCATTAAGCTGGATTTGGAGGAAAACAAGATCGTTGATTTCATCAAGTTTGACGTTGGGAATGTTGTTATGGTCACTGGGGGAAGGAACAGAGGGCGTGTTGGAGTGATCAAGAACAGGGAGAAGCATAAGGGAAGTTTCGAGACAATCCACGTTCAGGATGCTACTGGTAACGAATTTGCAACCCGTATGGGAAATGTGTTCACCATTGGCAAGGGATCAAAACCATGGGTTTCACTTCCCAAGGGCAAGGGTATTAAGCTGACAATCATTGAGGAAGCTAGGAAAAGGATTGCTTCACAACAAGCAGTTACTGCATAA
- the LOC107466722 gene encoding uncharacterized protein LOC107466722 isoform X2 produces the protein MSEEELGTFSMMDPLDMIDPWDMIDWDADRRNMVEQCAIDVGGNQPPQPKPQPDVREITVAQFFSDTCGNPQFDMVLAECLPEPQPQPQPQPQSHPHPQQFQQFLADCGYQLPESQLQLQPMQPQVWTWEENKAFESVITNCFEYAKRNSWELIAARLPGKTPAQLQERFKKLMKDINVIHNGYTSNTPLNTASENMTMIMAAPITTLEHNPVSVPIINATTTTPPPPPYNTDHQHHRAEVVAAAAPMEAATREQSQSANTNNTKKYSRWTEDEHRNCTLIQSF, from the exons ATGAGTGAAGAGGAACTAGGTACTTTCTCAATGATGGATCCTTTGGATATGATAGATCCTTGGGATATGATAGACTGGGATGCGGATAGAAGGAATATGGTAGAGCAGTGTGCCATTGACGTGGGTGGCAATCAACCACCTCAGCCCAAGCCGCAGCCGGATGTAAGGGAGATTACAGTAGCTCAGTTTTTCAGTGACACGTGTGGTAATCCTCAGTTCGATATGGTTCTTGCTGAGTGTTTGCCAGAACCTCAGCCTCAGCCTCAGCCTCAGCCTCAGTCCCACCCTCATCCTCAGCAGTTTCAGCAGTTTCTTGCTGATTGTGGTTATCAACTACCTGAGTCTCAGCTTCAGCTCCAACCTATGCAACCTCAGGTCTGGACTTGGGAGGAGAACAAAGCCTTTGAGTCAGTTATTACCAATTGTTTTGAGTATGCTAAACGCAATTCCTGGGAGCTCATTGCTGCTCGTCTCCCTGGAAAGACCCCGGCTCAACTGCAAGAACGCTTCAAGAAGCTGATGAAGGACATCAATGTCATCCATAACGGTTATACTTCAAACACTCCTCTGAATACTGCATCTGAGAACATGACTATGATAATGGCTGCTCCTATCACCACATTGGAACACAACCCTGTCTCCGTCCCCATCATCaatgcaacaacaacaaccccACCACCACCGCCTTATAACACTGATCATCAACATCACAG GGCGGAGGTAGTCGCGGCCGCAGCACCAATGGAGGCAGCAACAAGGGAACAAAGCCAATCTGCTAACACCAACAATACAAAGAAATATTCTCGGTGGACTGAAGATGAGCATag GAATTGTACCCTAATCCAAAGTTTTTAA
- the LOC107466722 gene encoding transcription factor DIVARICATA isoform X1: protein MSEEELGTFSMMDPLDMIDPWDMIDWDADRRNMVEQCAIDVGGNQPPQPKPQPDVREITVAQFFSDTCGNPQFDMVLAECLPEPQPQPQPQPQSHPHPQQFQQFLADCGYQLPESQLQLQPMQPQVWTWEENKAFESVITNCFEYAKRNSWELIAARLPGKTPAQLQERFKKLMKDINVIHNGYTSNTPLNTASENMTMIMAAPITTLEHNPVSVPIINATTTTPPPPPYNTDHQHHRAEVVAAAAPMEAATREQSQSANTNNTKKYSRWTEDEHRLFVRGYQAEGTNWSRISKYYVKTRTYHQISSHAQKYFRHKERLAKGEKLRKSIYDVI from the exons ATGAGTGAAGAGGAACTAGGTACTTTCTCAATGATGGATCCTTTGGATATGATAGATCCTTGGGATATGATAGACTGGGATGCGGATAGAAGGAATATGGTAGAGCAGTGTGCCATTGACGTGGGTGGCAATCAACCACCTCAGCCCAAGCCGCAGCCGGATGTAAGGGAGATTACAGTAGCTCAGTTTTTCAGTGACACGTGTGGTAATCCTCAGTTCGATATGGTTCTTGCTGAGTGTTTGCCAGAACCTCAGCCTCAGCCTCAGCCTCAGCCTCAGTCCCACCCTCATCCTCAGCAGTTTCAGCAGTTTCTTGCTGATTGTGGTTATCAACTACCTGAGTCTCAGCTTCAGCTCCAACCTATGCAACCTCAGGTCTGGACTTGGGAGGAGAACAAAGCCTTTGAGTCAGTTATTACCAATTGTTTTGAGTATGCTAAACGCAATTCCTGGGAGCTCATTGCTGCTCGTCTCCCTGGAAAGACCCCGGCTCAACTGCAAGAACGCTTCAAGAAGCTGATGAAGGACATCAATGTCATCCATAACGGTTATACTTCAAACACTCCTCTGAATACTGCATCTGAGAACATGACTATGATAATGGCTGCTCCTATCACCACATTGGAACACAACCCTGTCTCCGTCCCCATCATCaatgcaacaacaacaaccccACCACCACCGCCTTATAACACTGATCATCAACATCACAG GGCGGAGGTAGTCGCGGCCGCAGCACCAATGGAGGCAGCAACAAGGGAACAAAGCCAATCTGCTAACACCAACAATACAAAGAAATATTCTCGGTGGACTGAAGATGAGCATag ATTATTTGTTAGAGGCTACCAAGCAGAAGGTACAAATTGGTCAagaatttcaaaatattatgtCAAAACAAGAACTTATCATCAAATTAGCAGTCATGCTCAGAAATATTTTAGACATAAAGAAAGATTAGCTAAAGGAGAAAAGTTAAGAAAAAGCATTTATGATGTAATTTGA
- the LOC107466710 gene encoding SEC12-like protein 1, which produces MENGDGSPQGPVTCGAWIRRPDNLNQVVIGRSRRGSSCPSLLQIFSFDPKTTSLSSKPLTTFVFEAVDGDPVAIAVHPSGDDFVCSLSNGSCKLFELYGNETKMKLLAKELAPLQNIGSQNCITFSVDGSKFATGGSDGHIRIMEWPSMNNILDEPRAHKSVRDMDFSLDSEFLASTSTDGSARIWKIEDGVPLTTLSRNSDEKIELCRFSKDGTKPFLFCAIQKGDKSLTGVWDISNWNKIGHKRLLRKSASVMAISHDGKYLSMGSKDGDICVVEVKKMQIHHYSKRLHLGTNIATLEFCPTERVVLTTSVEWGPLVTKLTVPKDWKEWQIYLVLLGLFLASALAFYIFFENSDSFWKFPMGKDQVRPGFKPMSRDPESFDDHTWGPLDM; this is translated from the exons ATGGAGAACGGTGATGGGTCCCCTCAGGGTCCGGTTACATGCGGGGCGTGGATACGGAGGCCCGACAACCTTAATCAGGTTGTTATTGGAAGGTCAAGGCGCGGAAGTTCTTGCCCTTCTCTGCTTCAAATTTTCTCCTTTGATCCCAAAACCACTTCTTTGTCTTCCAAACCTCTG aCCACATTTGTGTTTGAAGCAGTGGATGGTGATCCAGTTGCTATTGCTGTCCATCCCAGTGGGGACGATTTTGTGTGCTCTCTCAGCAATGGTAGCTGCAA ATTGTTTGAGCTGTATGGTAATGAAACAAAAATGAAGCTGTTGGCCAAAGAACTGGCCCCTCTGCAGAATATCGGTTCTCAAAACTGCATTACTTTTAGTGTTGATGGATCTAAATTTGCCACCGGTGGGTCA GACGGGCATATCAGAATTATGGAGTGGCCTAGCATGAATAACATTTTGGATGAACCAAGAGCACACAAATCTGTGCGGGATATGGATTTCAG TCTAGACTCAGAATTCCTTGCTTCAACTTCTACTGATGGCTCTGCAAGAATCTGGAAGATTGAAGATGGTGTTCCTCTAACCACCTTGTCTCGCAACTCG GATGAAAAGATTGAACTATGTCGATTTTCCAAGGACGGAACCAAGCCATTCTTATTTTGTGCCATTCAAAAAG GCGATAAGTCATTGACTGGAGTTTGGGACATAAGCAATTGGAATAAAATTGGTCATAAGAGGCTACTTAGAAAGTCTGCTTCAGTAATGGCCATTAGCCACGACGGGAAATACCTTTCTAT GGGAAGTAAAGATGGAGATATATGTGTAGTTGAAGTAAAAAAAATGCAGATACACCATTATAGCAAGAGACTACACCTCGGTACCAATATTGCAACGCTCGAGTTTTGTCCCACCGAAAG GGTCGTACTTACAACCTCGGTAGAATGGGGACCATTGGTTACAAAACTCACTGTACCTAAAGATTGGAAAG AGTGGCAGATCTACTTGGTGCTTTTGGGATTGTTTTTGGCATCGGCTCTTGCATTTTACATATTCTTTGAGAACTCGGATTCGTTCTGGAAGTTCCCGATGGGAAAAGACCAAGTGAGACCAGGGTTTAAACCAATGTCTAGAGATCCAGAGTCCTTTGATGATCATacttggggaccacttgatatGTGA